A window from Saccharomyces eubayanus strain FM1318 chromosome XIV, whole genome shotgun sequence encodes these proteins:
- the CLA4 gene encoding serine/threonine protein kinase CLA4, producing the protein MSLSAAANKISDNDFQNIGPAPMPPNANGQGRTGYNQTQPITKLMSQLDLTSASHLSANSLKKKSGWVSYKDDGLLSFIWQKRYLVLHDSYVALYKNDKQNDDAILQIPLTSIISVSRTQLKQYCFELIRCSDRNSVSSGSSSSVNVSSENNSKKSIYIATKTENDLHTWLDAIFAKCPLLSGVSSPTNFTHKVHVGFDPETGSFVGMPTNWEKLLKHSRITGEDWNNNSAAVIQVLQFYQEYNGAGNPTNPLEKSQSSEAASSQKSLPSSYNENKHSVNSKASSGGSSGLTSQRQASQPPNTKPHVSSGNGSLPPINTKVLNNQSNIPRHLQNVPSQQYNKMRNAHSPTNGQFPRGPMHSNHSQRSLQQQQHQQHQQHHQQQQQQQQQYQQQQQYPYHQQVPSPSPSPSPSPLNPYRPHHNMINPYSKQSLSPLGAQPSNANQKQGTPNYAQNPSPTGPQFQPQRTAPKPPVSAPRAPYPPKQSAVAAGAAMQHVAAKNDQPVLQSMRQAPKRPDTDDKQATGVTKPKKPTRPTMSTAEIMSKLKSVTVNADPSICFKVIEKAGQGASGSVYLAERTYIPIESNMSELMNNEIDEPQVGDKVAIKQMILSKQPRKELIVNEILVMKDSRHDNIVNFLEAYLRTDDDLWVVMEFMEGGSLTDIIENSPANDTSRSPLTEPQIAYIVRETCQGLKFLHDKHIIHRDIKSDNVLLDTKARVKITDFGFCAKLTDKRSKRATMVGTPYWMAPEVVKQREYDEKIDVWSLGIMTIEMLEGEPPYLNEDPLKALYLIATNGTPKLKYPETLSLEIKRFLSVCLCVDVRYRASTEELLHHGFFNLACDPKDLTALLEWKE; encoded by the coding sequence ATGTCTCTCTCAGCTGCAGCTAATAAGATATCCGATAACGATTTCCAGAATATTGGGCCGGCCCCTATGCCCCCCAATGCAAATGGACAAGGCCGTACCGGTTACAACCAAACGCAACCTATAACCAAGCTCATGAGCCAACTGGACTTGACTTCAGCGTCCCATTTGAGTGCGAAttccttgaagaagaagagcgGATGGGTGTCTTACAAAGACGACGGTTTACTTTCATTCATATGGCAAAAGAGATACTTAGTTCTACATGATTCATATGTCGCGCTTTACAAGAATGATAAGCAAAACGATGATGCGATTTTACAGATACCACTAACAAGCATTATAAGCGTAAGCAGGACACAGCTGAAACAGTATTGTTTCGAGTTGATACGTTGCAGCGACCGAAACTCTGTTTCATCAGGATCCTCGTCCTCTGTGAATGTATCGTCTGAGAATAATTCGAAAAAGTCCATCTATATCGCTACAAAGACAGAAAATGATTTGCATACTTGGTTAGACGCTATCTTCGCCAAATGTCCATTATTGAGTGGTGTCTCTTCCCCCACTAACTTCACGCATAAAGTACATGTTGGTTTTGATCCGGAAACTGGGAGTTTCGTTGGCATGCCCACTAATTGGGAAAAACTACTGAAGCATTCTAGGATTACCGGAGAAGATTGGAACAACAACTCTGCGGCGGTCATACAGGTATTACAATTCTATCAAGAGTATAATGGAGCTGGCAACCCCACAAATCCTTTGGAAAAATCTCAAAGTAGTGAGGCAGCCTCTTCTCAAAAATCTTTACCAAGCAgttataatgaaaacaagcATTCAGTGAATTCAAAAGCTTCCTCTGGTGGCTCCTCGGGGTTGACATCACAGAGACAAGCTTCGCAACCACCAAATACGAAACCACATGTATCTTCAGGAAATGGTTCACTGCCACCGATAAACACAAAAGTACTTAATAATCAATCAAATATACCCAGACACTTACAAAATGTCCCTAGCCAACAGTACAATAAGATGAGAAATGCACATTCCCCAACCAATGGTCAGTTTCCTAGAGGACCTATGCATTCTAACCATTCACAACGATCTTtgcagcaacaacagcaccaacagcaccaacaacaccatcaacaacaacaacaacaacaacaacaatatcagcagcagcaacaataTCCTTACCACCAACAGGTACCTTCTCCATCTCCGTCTCCATCTCCATCTCCATTAAATCCGTATAGGCCACATCACAACATGATAAATCCATACTCCAAGCAATCCCTATCACCTTTAGGTGCACAGCCATCTAACGCAAACCAAAAACAAGGTACACCGAATTACGCTCAAAATCCAAGCCCCACTGGTCCACAATTTCAACCTCAGCGAACTGCACCAAAGCCACCAGTCTCGGCCCCAAGAGCTCCATACCCACCAAAACAAAGTGCAGTGGCTGCTGGTGCTGCCATGCAACATGTTGCAGCTAAGAACGATCAGCCGGTTCTACAGTCGATGAGGCAGGCTCCAAAGAGACCAGATACAGATGACAAACAAGCGACCGGCGTCACCAAGCCCAAGAAGCCAACAAGGCCAACTATGTCAACTGCAGAAATCATGAGCAAGTTGAAAAGTGTTACCGTCAATGCAGATCCATCCATCTGTTTTAAAGTGATTGAGAAGGCTGGTCAAGGTGCAAGTGGTTCCGTTTATCTGGCTGAGAGAACATATATACCAATCGAAAGTAACATGAGCGAACTTATGAATAACGAGATTGATGAACCCCAAGTTGGAGATAAAGTTGCCATCAAACAAATGATTCTTTCTAAGCAGCCTCGCAAAGAACTCATAGTAAACGAAATTCTAGTCATGAAGGACTCACGCCATGATAATATTGTTAACTTCTTAGAAGCATACTTGAGAACAGACGATGACTTATGGGTAGTAATGGAATTCATGGAGGGTGGATCACTAACagatattattgaaaacagTCCTGCCAACGATACTTCACGCTCACCATTAACAGAGCCTCAAATTGCATATATTGTACGAGAAACTTGCCAAggtttgaaatttttgcaCGATAAGCATATCATCCATAGAGATATTAAATCTGACAACGTCCTGTTGGATACGAAAGCAAGAGTAAAGATTACAGATTTTGGATTCTGCGCTAAATTGACAGataaaagaagcaaaagagCCACTATGGTTGGTACGCCATATTGGATGGCGCCAGAAGTTGTCAAGCAACGTGAGtacgatgaaaaaattgatgtATGGTCTTTGGGGATTATGACTATTGAAATGTTGGAAGGTGAACCACCATACTTGAATGAGGATCCTTTAAAGGCGCTCTATTTAATTGCAACCAATGGCACTCCAAAACTCAAATATCCGGAAACATTATCCTTGGAGATTAAGCGTTTCTTAAGCGTTTGTCTTTGCGTAGACGTTAGATACAGAGCTTCCACCGAAGAGCTTTTACATCAcggttttttcaatctgGCATGTGATCCAAAGGACTTAACAGCATTGTTGGAATGGAAGGAGTGA
- the MON2 gene encoding Mon2p — MTMNTGGFTSMQKQLEAELRSLSSESKRRNSAIRHASDKSVEILKRVHNFDELERHPDFVLPFILACQSRNAKMTTLAMQCLQGLSTVPSIPRSRLSEILDAFIEATHLAMEIQLKVLQVVPIFFKTYGKFIYGPLCKKLLLCCSNLLHVPNKAPVVVGTASATLQQLIDEIFDRLSIESVVDDKQFEVLISNNETTKVNVYRYDANKLFNNICSLNEVSISGPSNDGDILLDIGDIPIDYGLEILESILKNSQKNLLECGDLQYLLRVKAIPLLLRCISSSKHFSTAVRSCRCLKLLIRKEYLSTLELELEVILSLLIHGISVESNLSAWQRVLSLELFKDLSQDTEIVNTLYMDYDNYSDKKHVFKYLLKECIGLLNSPEYITFLGSSSIVQKMDSPLITTENSMVKTRFMHLLDKSNAPSINITYIISLILGICNNLCEGLSNSALDSSPLEKKMGDKQHNGELENDSTIVKVYSGLFSGLYEINKLFLYSTSLETSIFHSVVRAFQKLAHSAGVLSLEEKLRKCMKLFSILIVNNVISSNRVPSNDMSRLVKSQQVREISGSRVLNNPGETISSPTTKDLTKEIGDSSKDKETKRQLHPRNISPRQVSLLRALVSLSVSLGPVFDSESWKYTFLTWQWISYYIYGPSADFKESFYSEDIPPPPVLSKSDVTSIESSLTKFFESTSNYSCSTFQLVLTRLILDSKNTLTLEQTNLNLDNDIGYHPLDAGNEIMPCIYNKAFFVNKIGELATYNCKKFLAGKNGKELWNLLSNYMIKLISNREMDNDSLRLYSVRVFTEIIKKATNEVGNSDDQEDKVQQFGTLENLIIDSLMETINSIKQLDVGRQEIYNGTINVESDILFQLLLTLKEILNEFGELLMNSWTNIFNIINSPFEWTVEDTNLSMNEDIDDSSLFEGIVQKHKNMIQVSYDVFKLISDDFLQSLPMNVIKCVIDTLVNFVTQKRNLNISFSSISQFWLVGDYLRVRFSPDTLDLDDEKRKKFSEKITNQKLIEIITSDSSHNWELYDGLWIYLLKNLVNCTNDDRIEVKNGAVQTFFRIIDSHSVCFPPWDLIFLEVIEPLLTKEWSNEELENETDFINITLQGLIKLYPEHFKDFKNNPTCSMEWSVLLNFMKRLLLSTSNNTKNAVILNYQTLLKEILNINNVPPGILKDCCEIFTEYDITYSDLSISASNKTEYDCIYELITGFPSLYKLVFEYDAMTDEFVEKVLLLFNSAIKYPLLPEFVQDKTKPSSMQKAILSGLDIFATKDFKDTEILILLQLSTISVLAFDTREKIANKLGPKLPKSSLNRLPTFEAISYMACTNLRAKVAKIDQFDVSTLKAKHVLRILKNLTEIIKRKSLIAGSANDEIPIWVLASNCFSDLSSKIFKSLQGDAGNQLKDNFCDLFINVITTTLQRINPEIDNQTEIDDLNEYSKYREILLGNKIIELFSERQLDIFISAVWNCSFLYEFDELENALMRGCDTLAEFSSKLSAFDFSNLFGSTTNPPFLTKYKCSLECLQDLVKFMLNSNEKLRKLTAPYLSARIALVLRRYISDEYLIGRAPIPKLRKIELTTLLNGLCEIFRVILSKDSALANKQIGVENLERLGPLILRTIPVSHKMDGLQDKVLELSLDFTKLVT, encoded by the coding sequence ATGACTATGAACACTGGGGGATTTACCTCCATGCAAAAGCAACTCGAAGCAGAATTGCGTTCACTATCGTCCGAATCGAAAAGAAGGAATTCGGCCATTCGCCATGCTAGTGATAAATCCGTCGAGATCCTAAAGAGGGTACATAATTTTGATGAGTTAGAAAGGCATCCAGATTTTGTGCTGCCTTTCATACTGGCGTGCCAGTCGAGAAATGCCAAGATGACGACACTGGCTATGCAATGCTTGCAAGGACTGTCAACCGTCCCATCTATTCCCAGGAGCCGGCTGTCTGAAATCCTGGATGCTTTTATAGAGGCCACCCATCTTGCCATGGAAATTCAATTAAAAGTCTTACAAGTGGtgccaatttttttcaagacgTACGGAAAGTTTATCTATGGTCCGCTTTGTAAGAAATTGCTGCTGTGCTGCTCAAATCTGCTACACGTACCCAATAAAGCACCCGTAGTGGTAGGTACTGCAAGTGCAACTTTACAACAACtcattgatgaaatatttgataGACTTTCCATTGAATCTGTTGTTGACGATAAGCAGTTCGAAGTCCTGATAAGTAACAATGAAACAACCAAAGTTAACGTTTATAGATACGATGCTAACAAACTGTTTAATAATATTTGTTCCCTGAACGAGGTAAGTATAAGCGGACCCAGTAATGATGGGGATATCTTATTGGATATCGGAGACATCCCAATAGACTACGGATTAGAAATCCTTGAGTCCATATTAAAGAATAGTCAGAAGAATCTTTTAGAATGCGGAGATTTACAGTATTTACTAAGGGTGAAGGCCATTCCCTTGCTGCTACGTTGCATATCATCTTCCAAACATTTTTCCACCGCTGTGAGGAGTTGCCGTTGCTTGAAGTTATTGATAAGAAAGGAATACCTAAGTACACTCGAATTAGAATTAGAAGTCATTTTGTCGTTACTGATTCATGGTATCTCCGTCGAATCGAACTTATCTGCTTGGCAGAGAGTCCTATCATTGGAActttttaaagatttgTCTCAAGATACTGAGATTGTTAATACTCTCTATATGGACTATGACAATTACTCAGATAAGAAGCACGTTTTCAAATACCTTTTAAAAGAGTGCATTGGCCTACTGAACTCTCCAGAGTATATTACTTTCTTAGGTTCATCATCAATCGTTCAAAAGATGGATTCTCCCCTGATAACCACTGAGAATTCAATGGTCAAAACAAGATTTATGCATCTTTTGGACAAGTCTAACGCTCCGTCCATCAACATTACCTACATTATATCGCTAATTCTCGGAATCTGTAACAATTTGTGTGAAGGCTTGAGCAATTCTGCTCTGGACAGCTCTCCTcttgagaagaaaatgggGGACAAACAACACAACGgagaattagaaaatgacTCGACCATAGTAAAGGTTTATAGCGGCCTATTTTCTGGACTCTATGAGATCAACAAGTTATTTCTATATTCGACTTCTTTAGAGACATCTATTTTCCATTCGGTGGTAAgagctttccaaaaattagCTCATAGTGCCGGTGTTTTGTCACTCGAGGAAAAACTTAGAAAGTGTATGAAGTTGTTTTCGATTTTAATAGTAAATAATGTAATATCGTCAAATCGGGTCCCTTCTAATGATATGAGCAGGCTAGTAAAAAGTCAACAGGTAAGAGAAATATCCGGGTCAAGGGTCTTGAATAATCCTGGTgaaacaatttcttctcCGACGACAAAAGATTTAACGAAAGAAATTGGAGATTCTTCCAAAGACAAGGAAACGAAAAGGCAATTGCACCCTAGAAACATCAGTCCAAGGCAAGTTAGTTTACTCAGAGCTTTGGTATCGTTATCGGTATCATTAGGTCCCGTTTTTGATTCAGAAAGCTGGAAATACACTTTCTTAACCTGGCAATGGATATCGTACTACATATATGGCCCATCTGCTGATTTTAAAGAAAGCTTTTACTCTGAAGATATTCCACCACCTCCAGTACTAAGTAAATCGGATGTCACATCAATTGAAAGTTCTCTaacaaaatttttcgaAAGTACAAGCAattattcttgttcaacATTTCAGTTGGTATTAACGAGATTAATTttggattcaaaaaataccCTAACTTTAGAACAAACTAACCTTAACTTGGACAACGATATTGGTTATCATCCATTAGATGCTGGGAATGAAATTATGCCATGCATTTATAACAAGGCTTTTTTTGTCAACAAAATCGGTGAACTAGCGACTTACAACTGTAAGAAATTCCTTGCAGGAAAAAACGGAAAGGAGCTTTGGAATTTACTTTCTAACTATATGATCAAACTAATATCAAATCGTGAGATGGATAATGATTCATTACGCTTGTACAGCGTGAGAGTATTCACagaaattattaaaaagGCTACTAACGAGGTTGGCAACTCTGATGATCAAGAGGATAAGGTCCAGCAATTCGGTACCTTAGAAAACCTAATTATCGATAGTTTGATGGAAACAATAAACTCGATCAAACAATTGGATGTAGGTAGGCAAGAAATATATAACGGAACAATCAATGTGGAATCTgatattcttttccaacTGCTATtgactttgaaagaaattttaaacGAGTTCGGTGAGTTGCTGATGAACTCATGgacaaatattttcaacattATCAATTCACCCTTCGAGTGGACAGTCGAAGACACAAACCTATCCATGAATGAGGACATAGACGATTCATCTTTGTTTGAAGGTATCGTTCAGAAACACAAGAACATGATACAGGTATCTTACGATGTTTTCAAACTAATTTCTGACGATTTTTTACAAAGTTTGCCAATGAACGTTATCAAGTGTGTTATTGACACACTTGTCAATTTTGTAACTCAGAAGAGGAATctaaatatttctttctcttccaTTAGTCAATTCTGGCTAGTTGGAGACTATCTTAGAGTCCGTTTCAGTCCCGATACGTTGGATTTAGATGACGAAAAAcgtaaaaaattttctgaaaagaTCACTAATCAAAAACTAATTGAAATCATTACGTCTGATTCGTCGCATAATTGGGAGCTTTATGACGGACTATGGATATACCTTCTGAAGAATTTGGTCAACTGTACCAACGATGATAGAATAGAAGTTAAAAACGGTGCTGTTCAGacttttttcagaattaTTGACTCTCATTCTGTTTGTTTCCCCCCGTGGGATCTTATCTTTTTGGAAGTTATTGAGCCATTACTCACTAAAGAATGGTCAAATGAAGAActtgaaaatgaaacagaCTTCATTAATATAACGCTGCAGGGCTTAATAAAACTTTACCCAGAACACTTTAAAGATTTTAAAAACAACCCTACCTGTTCTATGGAATGGTCTGTATTGTTaaattttatgaaaagaCTGTTGCTATCAACTTCGAATAATACCAAGAATGCCGTTATACTAAATTACCAAACACTattgaaagaaatcttAAATATTAACAATGTTCCACCTGGTATCTTAAAGGACTGTTGCGAGATATTCACCGAGTATGACATCACGTATAGCGACCTCTCAATCAGTGCTTCCAACAAAACCGAATACGATTGCATATACGAACTAATCACTGGGTTTCCCTCCCTCTACAAATTAGTTTTCGAATATGATGCAATGACGGATGAATTTGTGGAAAAAGTACTGCTTCTGTTTAATTCTGCTATAAAATATCCTCTTTTGCCTGAGTTCGTCCAAGATAAAACGAAGCCCTCTTCTATGCAAAAGGCCATATTGTCTGGTCTTGACATCTTTGCGAccaaagatttcaaagatacCGAAATTTTGATTCTTCTGCAATTAAGTACGATATCAGTATTAGCTTTTGATACAAGGGAAAAAATAGCGAACAAACTTGGACCAAAATTGCCCAAATCGTCACTTAATAGACTACCTACTTTTGAGGCAATCAGTTATATGGCATGCACAAACTTAAGAGCTAAAGTAGCAAAGATAGATCAGTTTGATGTATCAACATTGAAAGCAAAGCACGTTTTAAGAATACTGAAAAACTTGACTGAAATCATCAAACGGAAGTCTCTCATTGCAGGGTCAgctaatgatgaaattccTATATGGGTTCTTGCTTCCAATTGCTTCAGTGATTTATCGagcaaaattttcaaatcactCCAAGGAGATGCGGGGAATCAACTTAAGGATAACTTTTGTGATTTATTCATAAATGTAATCACCACTACATTACAAAGAATTAACCCAGAAATTGATAACCAAACTGAGATAgatgatttgaatgaaTACTCTAAATATCGGGAGATCTTGTTAGGcaataaaatcattgagCTTTTCAGTGAAAGGCAGTTAGACATATTTATTAGTGCTGTTTGGAACTGCTCGTTTTTGTAcgaatttgatgaattagaaaatgcTCTAATGAGAGGTTGTGATACACTAGCCGAGTTTTCATCCAAGTTATCTGcgtttgatttttcaaacttatTTGGATCTACCACTAATCCTCCATTTCTGACCAAGTACAAATGTTCTTTAGAATGTTTACAAGATTTGGTAAAGTTTATGCTAAACTCAAACgaaaaattgagaaagTTAACGGCACCTTACCTCTCTGCTAGGATAGCCCTAGTTCTCAGGAGATATATATCAGATGAATACTTGATTGGGCGTGCACCCATACCAAAACTGCGCAAGATTGAACTCACTACTTTGTTAAATGGATTGTGCGAGATATTCAGGGTTATTTTAAGTAAAGATTCGGCCCTAGCGAACAAACAAATTGGGGTTGAAAATTTAGAAAGGTTAGGCCCATTGATTTTAAGAACAATTCCGGTGTCTCACAAGATGGATGGATTACAAGATAAAGTTTTGGAACTCTCGCTTGATTTCACCAAACTAGTAACCTAG
- the MRX6 gene encoding Mrx6p: MEYHALRRLVLYYPTVIRCGPLRHNMTRVSCRNISSKGGGRDEKGDCSEDNDTSKDLGRVPSKLKRTYNGGKVAEEADVHANPLSRQGKQLLDTLSSARPKMTTGSNLHLLVPKVASTDHIPKREVNTEGLFAGYRPLFLGNSSFPSDVRKGKNFHDLDEVLPNIQLIDGSEKDGKLNVQEIIEDLQRTSLRESISNMEQPSLSHKRRPVIPWDASISGMVYNDMPFKHVPKNVVSKLKPFKLVRVERKPNSRNGKKPSMIKLQFHNRRINDTLEFVNLYQNKTRLHESFYNAKTYQESKYSNTNTNRRQKLLKARSDFEHKLKNYAYKHTFIKNDQELFRNELTKLNRVLAREFKKLTKLSIHNEFKREHLPLAVYVSKSNGTKKLFQRSLRMKIMDHIYPVYTTILSSLTHSKDLKRFENKIKESIEKIVTRLSDEIPSTYFFQDGVDCIIQPSPIHNFKRMHWLRYTKRHNTFWGRSINKDVQVSFNDKYVVTRSGVRYTRYPTNLNTQLLETAFEEWDYYE; the protein is encoded by the coding sequence ATGGAATATCATGCACTTCGAAGGTTGGTTTTGTATTACCCCACAGTCATTCGGTGTGGCCCACTTAGGCATAATATGACAAGGGTGAGCTGTAGGAATATTTCTAGTAAGGGTGGCGGACGAGATGAGAAGGGAGATTGTAGTGAAGACAATGATACCTCTAAGGATTTGGGGAGAGTGCCATCAAAGTTAAAACGGACGTATAATGGTGGCAAAGTTGCTGAAGAGGCCGATGTTCATGCTAATCCGTTATCGCGGCAAGGGAAGCAATTACTAGATACCCTAAGTTCCGCCAGGCCGAAGATGACTACCGGTTCTAATTTGCATTTGCTGGTTCCCAAAGTTGCCTCTACTGACCATATTCCCAAAAGAGAGGTGAATACAGAGGGCCTGTTTGCCGGCTATCGACCCTTGTTTTTAGGAAATTCAAGCTTCCCCTCCGATGTAAGAAAGGGCAAAAACTTCCATGATTTGGACGAAGTTCTTCCCAATATTCAGTTGATTGATGGTTCTGAGAAGGATGGGAAACTTAACGTTCAGGAAATCATTGAAGATTTACAAAGAACTAGCCTGAGAGAGAGCATTAGTAATATGGAACAGCCCTCATTGTCACATAAACGGAGGCCTGTGATACCGTGGGATGCATCCATAAGTGGGATGGTCTACAATGACATGCCTTTTAAACATGTGCCCAAAAATGTTGTCTCGAAACTGAAGCCATTCAAACTCGTACGTGTTGAAAGAAAGCCAAATTCAAGGAATGGCAAAAAACCGAGTATGATAAAACTTCAGTTCCACAATCGAAGAATCAACGATACGCTGGAGTTTGTGAATTTGTACCAGAATAAGACTCGCTTGCATGAATCGTTTTACAATGCGAAAACATATCAAGAATCCAAATATTCGAATACAAACACAAACAGAAGACAAAAACTGTTGAAAGCCAGAAGCGATTTTGAACATAAACTAAAGAACTATGCGTATAAACAcacttttatcaaaaatgaCCAGGAACTATTTCGTAATGAGCTGACCAAGTTGAACAGGGTACTCGCAAGAGAATTTAAAAAACTAACAAAGCTATCCATACATAACGAATTCAAAAGAGAGCATTTACCCTTGGCCGTTTACGTGAGCAAATCTAACGGTACCAAAAAGCTATTTCAAAGATCTTTGAGAATGAAAATCATGGACCATATATATCCAGTTTACACGACAATACTATCTTCCCTGACACATTCAAAAGACTTGAAGAGAttcgaaaacaaaattaaagagTCAATTGAGAAGATTGTAACGCGCTTGTCAGATGAGATCCCGTCCACATACTTCTTTCAAGATGGAGTGGATTGTATCATTCAACCCAGCCCCATTcataatttcaaaagaatgCATTGGTTAAGATACACCAAGAGACATAACACATTCTGGGGGAGGAGTATAAATAAAGACGTTCAAGTGAGTTTCAATGACAAATATGTTGTTACAAGGAGTGGCGTTAGATATACGCGGTATCCTACTAATTTGAATACACAACTACTGGAAACTgcatttgaagaatgggATTATTATGAATGA
- the RIM21 gene encoding Rim21p → MASLVSNNLWRHGSEGSNTYGSCHPMKLGSGVLVELPFFGDSALFADDITFRSYCCETVPVYISTALKTTSPYRYLDEVIKDWQTFIQVGDYVGGSSQYAIYAVILCITSNFVITVFLTVICCINISGRAYKRILQLLRIASFIASLNLTIFIVKVLRKLENEHNQYGIVRAHSIIHLFSDDMTFVVLDFFATLMFQFCQVGIVIRLFQRAQEKRIIFFVGVVLVMTANILWVIPPFSNHVKGHKKNWQILRPFVYLFRIAIATSYASIVIYHIWQKKKLWFKLNQMGLLTLLTFIVLLLLPGFFLADVANLWISDLGDVFNTTCYVTSTVITWEWLDRLNVLERKEEAQSILGRPIFEEEQQDYRFAKYALRVQNALTRRESHETLNRNDTSNSSEICDLQTISRYDPEDQVSEGRSIDQIHFNDKGTYKELAFKKLSSARDKILYFTDQIVQKSVGHNNNSSSSKNEDTKRRKAMVRKRLGLDRPGVYIYSTKEVVFNSDQDYEDEDEDEDEDEDEDEDDNQDNDGNSTTLTSNGTSHC, encoded by the coding sequence GATGATATAACATTCCGAAGTTATTGTTGTGAAACTGTCCCCGTTTACATATCTACGGCATTGAAAACCACATCCCCCTATCGGTACCTTGATGAAGTGATTAAAGATTGGCAAACTTTCATCCAAGTAGGTGATTATGTTGGCGGTTCTTCTCAGTACGCAATTTATGCCGTGATTTTGTGCATAACGTCCAACTTTGTCATTACTGTGTTTCTTACTGTGATTTGCTGTATCAATATCAGTGGACGTGCTTATAAGAGAATCTTACAATTATTAAGGATTGCCTCGTTCATAGCCTCGCTAAACTTGACAATCTTTATCGTCAAAGTACTGCGtaaattagaaaatgagCATAACCAATACGGCATTGTTCGGGCTCATTCCATTATTCATTTATTCTCAGACGATATGACATTCGTTGTTCTGGATTTTTTTGCTACTTTAATGTTCCAATTTTGTCAGGTTGGTATAGTCATTAGGTTATTCCAAAGAGCTCAGGAAAAgagaattattttttttgttggcGTGGTCCTAGTAATGACTGCAAATATTTTATGGGTGATTCCGCCGTTTTCCAACCATGTGAAAGgacataaaaaaaactggcAAATTCTGCGACCCTTTGTTTATCTATTCCGCATAGCTATTGCGACGTCATACGCATCAATCGTCATCTACCATATTTggcagaagaaaaagttatGGTTTAAACTTAATCAAATGGGGCTGCTTACGTTATTGACATTCATCGTGTTGCTTTTATTGCCAGGGTTCTTTCTTGCTGATGTAGCAAACTTATGGATATCCGATTTGGGCGACGTGTTCAACACTACGTGTTATGTCACTTCAACAGTGATAACCTGGGAATGGTTGGATAGGTTGAACGTTTTggaaaggaaagaagaagcgCAAAGCATCTTGGGGAGGcccatttttgaagaggAACAGCAAGATTATAGATTTGCAAAATATGCCTTGAGGGTTCAAAACGCATTAACGAGAAGAGAATCTCATGAAACATTAAATAGAAATGACACATCGAATAGTTCTGAGATATGCGATTTGCAAACCATATCTCGCTATGACCCAGAGGATCAGGTATCCGAAGGTAGGAGTATCGACCAAATACATTTTAACGATAAAGGAACCTATAAGGAACTGgcattcaagaaattgagtAGTGCTCGCGACAagattttatattttacaGACCAAATTGTCCAGAAAAGTGTAGGTcacaacaataacagcagTAGCTCAAAAAATGAGGACACCAAACGGCGAAAGGCGATGGTAAGAAAACGGTTAGGGCTGGACAGACCTGGTGTATACATTTACTCGACAAAAGAAGTGGTTTTCAATTCAGACCAAGACtacgaagacgaagacgaagacgaagacgaggatgaagacgaggatGAAGACGACAACCAAGATAATGACGGCAACTCTACAACTTTGACCAGTAACGGTACTAGCCATTGTTGA